The region GATGTTCCAGCCCTTTGTCAGAGGTGAACACAGCCGGGGAGAAGGGCTGGGGCTTGGCCTGTCGTTGGTGCAGCGTATTTGCAGCACCCAGCGGTGGCGGGTTGAACTCACCGCCAGGCAACCGAATGGGTGTTGTTTTTCGGTTGACCTGACGGCGAGTTGAACGCCTTTTTCAGCGCATGTGCAGAATAATCGGACTGCTGCTGGCCGGGTCGGTATGCCCGCGCAGCTTGCCGACCGCCTGTGCGTCGACCGCGCCACCGTGGTTGCCCCACGTGCTGCGCACGTAGGTCAACACCTGAGCGATTTCCGGGTCGGACAGTTGTTCACGAAACGCTGGCATGCGGTAGGCGTCCGGTACACCGGCGGCGACCACGCGTTGCGAGCCGTTGAGGGTGATATTGATCGCCGAGGCGCTTTCCTTTGCCAGTGCCGAGGTGGCGCCGGCCAAGGGAGGCATCCACTCGGGTTGGCCCTTGCCGTCGAGGCCATGGCAGGACGCGCAGCGGGTCGCGTAGGTGTGGGCACCGGGGATGTCCGGGCGCGCGTCGGCGGCCACGGCCTGGTATTGCCAGGCCGTGCCGTCACGCTGCGGGTCGCCGGGCAGTGACTTGAGGTAACGCGCGATCGCGGCCAGGTCCTCATCGGCCATGAACTGCGTGGAGTTGTTGAACGCTTCGGTCATCGAGCCGTAGACCACCGCATGTTTGTTGCGCCCGACCTTGAGGAACTGCACGATTTCAGGCTCGCTCCAACGGCCCAATCCGGTGTTGGGGTCCTGGCGCAGGCTCGGCGCGTACCAGCCGTCGAGCAACGCGCCGGCGAGGTACGGCGCGCCGGACTCGTCCAGCGCCTTCTCGTTGAAGGCCAGGCCGCGTGGCGTGTGGCAACTGCCGCAGTGGCCCGGGCCCTGGACGATATACGCGCCACGGTTCCACAGCGCATCCTCGCCGGGTTTGGCGGCGTAGGTGGCGTTCGGCGCGAACACCCCGTTCCACAGCGCGATGGGCCAGCGCAGGTTGAGCGGCCAGGGAATGTCGCTAGGGATGTTGGGCTGCTTGGCCGGTTCTATGCCTTTCATGAAAAACGCGTACAGCGCGCGCATGTCATCATCGCTGAGCTTGGCATAAGACGGGTACGGCATGGCCGGGTAGAACCGTCGGCCGCCCGGCGCAACACCGTGGCGCACCGCCCGGTCGAAGTCGGCTGCGGTGTAGGCGCCGATACCGGTTTCGCGGTCCGGGGTGATGTTGGTGGCGTGAATGGCGCCCAGCGGGGTGGCCATCTCCAGGCCGCCGGCGAACGGCGCCTTGCCCGGCAGGCTGTGGCAGGCCACGCAGTCGCTGAGGCGGGCAACGTACTCGCCACGGCTGACCAGGGCCGGGTCGAAGCTGGTGGTTTGTTCGTGTTCGAGCGGTGAGGCGGGCTGGCGGGTGACGTACCACGCCAGCAGTGCGGCTATGACCGCGCAGGCCAGCGCCAGCCAGCCTGCGGTTGCAGCCAATCGTCGGTTGTTCATGGGCGTTCCCTGTCGGTTAGCTGAAGGTGTATCGGCTCAATGGCAAGCTGCGGATACGCTGGCCGGTCAGGTGCGCCACCGCATTGGCCACGGCTGGCGCCACTGCGGGTAACGGCGGTTCACCGATGCCGCCCATCTTTTCGCCACTTTCGACGATCCGTACGTGCACCTGCGCCATACGCGAAGCCGGCAGGATCGGGTACAGGTCGTAGTTGCGCGCCCGTGGTTTGCCATCCACGTACACCGCTTCCTCCAGCAACGTTTGAGATAAGCCCAAAGCCACGGCGCCATTGACCTGCGCCTCGACGATTGCCGGGTTGACGATGCTGCCCGGGTCAATGGCTTCCCAGATATGGTGCACCTTGACCTGGCCGCTTTCGATCGACACTTCGGCGATCACCGCCGCGTGCGAGCCGAACGGCGAGGCCATGGCCACGCCCCGTGCCCGACGCGTGCCGTCCTCGGCCGTGTAGGGGCCACGTTTCCAGCCACCGGACAAATCGCCCGCCGCTTGCAGCAGGGTGGTCAGCCGCTTGTTGTCGCGCAGCAGGTGCAGGCGCAGCTCGTAGGGGTCGTGGCCGCCTTTGTCGGCCAGTTCGTCGAGGAACGCTTCGTAGAAAAAGTCATTCAGCGAATTGCCCACCGAACGCCAGTAGCCGAGCATGGCCGGGCCCTTGACGTAGATCTGCGCGATGCGTTTGTTGGGGATGGCGTAGGACTTGCCCGACAACCCTTCGAGCGCCGTGGGGTCGAGTTTTTCGCCCTGTTTGCCGGCGATGGCTTCGGAGGGGCCTTCGGTGGCGCTGACCGCCTCAATGGCCACTGGCAAGCCTTTGTCGTCCAGCGCAGCGCGGAACTTGACCACAGCGACCGGGCGCAACACGTCGCGCAGGAACTCTTCTTCGCGGCTCCAGATCAGTTTGATCGGGCGGCCTACCGCTTTGGCCAAGGCGATGGCCTGCGGGTAGGGGTTGGCCGAGTCATACAGGAAATGCCGGCCAAAAAAACCGCCCAGCAGCGGCGAGTGCAGGGTGATTTGTTCAATGGAGAGCCCGGTGCGCTTGGCCATGTCGGCGCGGAACATATCCGGTGCCTGGTTGGGCAACCACACCTCCAGCGAGCCGTCTGGGTTGAAACGCGCCAGGGCTGAAGGGGGCTCCAGCTGAGCGTGGTTGAGGTATTGGTTGTGGTAGGTCGCTTCAATTTTGGTCTTGGCGTTGGCCAGCGCGCCGGCCACATCGCCTTCGTTCTCGTCGTCACGGGCCGGGCCCTGTTGGGCGGCGAGGAAGTCGCGGTACTTGTCGCTGGAGAAGTCCGCGGGCATCGCGCGCACGGTCGAACCGGCAGCCGCTTCCAGCCATTCCACCTGGATCGCCTCCACCGCCCGCTTGGCATGCCACCAGCGTTCGGCAACGACCGCCACTGCACCTGGCAGTTGGTGAACCGAGTGCACGCCTTTCATGGCCTCGACCTGTGCCTGGTTGCGCAGGCTGCCGACGGTCATGCCCAGGCGTGGCGCGTGCTGGACGGCGGCGTGGAGCATGCCGTCTACCTTGAGGTCGATGCTGTATTGCGCCTTGCCGGTGGATTTGTCGTAGGCATCCAGACGTTTCACCGGCTTGCCGATCCAGCGGAACTGGCTGGGGTCGCGCAGTGTAATCGTGGCCGGGTCGGGCACCGGCATGTCCAGGGCACGACCGGCCAACTCACCGTAACCCAGCGAGCGGCCGGAAGCAGCGTGTACGACGCGGCCGGGCTGTGTGGTCAGTTGGGCCACGGGCACGCCCAATTGCTCGGCACCGGCCTGCAGCAACATGGCGCGGGCCAGGGCGCCGAGGCGGCGCATGGTCGGGTAGCTCATGCGGATGGACATGCTGCCACCGGTGATGCGCATACCGTTTTCCATCACCACATAGGCTTCGCCGGGCGGTGCGGCCTCGACCACGAAGGTGGCGGGGTCGGCATCCAGTTCTTCGCCGACGATCTGCGCCATGGCGGTGTGGGTGCCTTGGCCGCCTTCCATGAAGGGGCTGAGCAGGCGCACGCTGCCGTCCGGGCGAATCTCGAGAAATGCCGGCACCTGGGTCCCGCGTTCTGCCGGGCCGGCCGTGGCGGCGTAAGCCCTGGACGCGCCCAGTGGCAGGCCGAAACCTATGACCAGCGCACCGACGGCGGTGCTGGCCAGAAAACGCCGGCGCGACAGATTGACCGGTTCGCCCAATGGCGCATCGAGTATTTCGTTGCGCGTATTCATCAGGCGCTCTCCGTCCTGGCAGGTTGGGCGGCCAGGTCGTGCACGGCCGTGCGGATGGCGTTGTAGGTGCCACAGCGGCACAGGTTGATCATGGCGGCTTCAATCTGTGCATCAGTAGGCGCAGGGGTGTGCTTGAGCAGCGCGGTAGCGGCCATCACCTGACCGGATTGGCAGTAACCGCATTGCGCCACCT is a window of Pseudomonas antarctica DNA encoding:
- a CDS encoding c-type cytochrome: MNNRRLAATAGWLALACAVIAALLAWYVTRQPASPLEHEQTTSFDPALVSRGEYVARLSDCVACHSLPGKAPFAGGLEMATPLGAIHATNITPDRETGIGAYTAADFDRAVRHGVAPGGRRFYPAMPYPSYAKLSDDDMRALYAFFMKGIEPAKQPNIPSDIPWPLNLRWPIALWNGVFAPNATYAAKPGEDALWNRGAYIVQGPGHCGSCHTPRGLAFNEKALDESGAPYLAGALLDGWYAPSLRQDPNTGLGRWSEPEIVQFLKVGRNKHAVVYGSMTEAFNNSTQFMADEDLAAIARYLKSLPGDPQRDGTAWQYQAVAADARPDIPGAHTYATRCASCHGLDGKGQPEWMPPLAGATSALAKESASAINITLNGSQRVVAAGVPDAYRMPAFREQLSDPEIAQVLTYVRSTWGNHGGAVDAQAVGKLRGHTDPASSSPIILHMR
- a CDS encoding xanthine dehydrogenase family protein molybdopterin-binding subunit, translating into MNTRNEILDAPLGEPVNLSRRRFLASTAVGALVIGFGLPLGASRAYAATAGPAERGTQVPAFLEIRPDGSVRLLSPFMEGGQGTHTAMAQIVGEELDADPATFVVEAAPPGEAYVVMENGMRITGGSMSIRMSYPTMRRLGALARAMLLQAGAEQLGVPVAQLTTQPGRVVHAASGRSLGYGELAGRALDMPVPDPATITLRDPSQFRWIGKPVKRLDAYDKSTGKAQYSIDLKVDGMLHAAVQHAPRLGMTVGSLRNQAQVEAMKGVHSVHQLPGAVAVVAERWWHAKRAVEAIQVEWLEAAAGSTVRAMPADFSSDKYRDFLAAQQGPARDDENEGDVAGALANAKTKIEATYHNQYLNHAQLEPPSALARFNPDGSLEVWLPNQAPDMFRADMAKRTGLSIEQITLHSPLLGGFFGRHFLYDSANPYPQAIALAKAVGRPIKLIWSREEEFLRDVLRPVAVVKFRAALDDKGLPVAIEAVSATEGPSEAIAGKQGEKLDPTALEGLSGKSYAIPNKRIAQIYVKGPAMLGYWRSVGNSLNDFFYEAFLDELADKGGHDPYELRLHLLRDNKRLTTLLQAAGDLSGGWKRGPYTAEDGTRRARGVAMASPFGSHAAVIAEVSIESGQVKVHHIWEAIDPGSIVNPAIVEAQVNGAVALGLSQTLLEEAVYVDGKPRARNYDLYPILPASRMAQVHVRIVESGEKMGGIGEPPLPAVAPAVANAVAHLTGQRIRSLPLSRYTFS